A genomic window from Flavobacterium azooxidireducens includes:
- a CDS encoding pyridoxamine 5'-phosphate oxidase family protein codes for MSKENLFNKEGIAKLKELAEKAKNCMFITNLKTSLPFNARPMSLQECDEEGNLWFISSKASNKNMEILQDNQVQLYFMNNGDYEYLSILGNVHIYDNQSMIDEKWSVFANAWFDGKEDPNVSIIRVQPSEVYYWDTKSGKFISMLHFFGAIVSGKKSDSSDGVEGRITV; via the coding sequence ATGTCTAAAGAAAATTTATTTAATAAAGAAGGAATTGCTAAGCTTAAAGAATTAGCTGAAAAAGCCAAAAATTGTATGTTTATTACCAATTTGAAAACCAGTTTACCGTTTAACGCAAGACCAATGAGTTTGCAAGAATGTGATGAAGAAGGAAATTTATGGTTTATTAGTAGTAAGGCAAGTAATAAAAATATGGAAATTCTGCAAGATAATCAGGTTCAACTCTATTTTATGAACAATGGAGATTATGAATACTTATCTATTTTAGGAAATGTACATATTTATGACAATCAATCAATGATAGACGAAAAATGGTCAGTTTTTGCAAATGCTTGGTTTGATGGAAAAGAGGATCCAAACGTTAGCATAATAAGAGTTCAACCTTCTGAAGTTTACTATTGGGATACAAAATCCGGAAAATTTATTTCAATGCTACACTTTTTTGGAGCGATTGTTAGCGGTAAAAAATCGGATAGCTCAGATGGAGTAGAAGGAAGAATAACTGTATAA
- the mtaB gene encoding tRNA (N(6)-L-threonylcarbamoyladenosine(37)-C(2))-methylthiotransferase MtaB — translation MKNNKKVAFYTLGCKLNFSETSTIARNFQQEGFERVDFEEVADIYVINTCSVTDNADKQFKQIVKKALKHNEKAFIAAVGCYAQLKPEELAAVDGVDLVLGATEKFKITDYLNDLSKNDMGEVHSCEIEEANFYVGSYSIGDRTRAFLKVQDGCDYKCTYCTIPLARGISRSDELQNVLNNAKEILQQGIKEIVLTGVNIGDYGKGEFGNKKHEHTFLELVQALDEVEGIERLRISSIEPNLLKNETIDFVSKSRTFVPHFHIPLQSGSNDILKKMKRRYLRELYVDRVNKIREVMPNACIGVDVIVGFPGETDEHFLETYHFLNDLNISYLHVFTYSERDNTEAAEMENVIPANVRSKRSKMLRGLSVKKRRAFYESQLGTTRTVLFEAENKEGYIHGFTENYVKVKTPWNPELVNTLHEIKLTKIDEDGSVRMEFVKDLVVM, via the coding sequence ATGAAAAATAATAAAAAAGTCGCTTTTTACACGCTTGGCTGTAAACTGAATTTTTCAGAAACATCTACTATTGCTCGAAATTTTCAACAAGAAGGTTTTGAACGAGTTGATTTTGAGGAAGTTGCTGATATTTACGTGATTAATACCTGTTCTGTTACAGATAACGCAGATAAACAGTTTAAGCAAATTGTAAAGAAGGCTTTGAAGCACAACGAAAAAGCTTTTATTGCTGCAGTAGGATGTTATGCTCAATTGAAACCTGAAGAATTGGCTGCCGTGGATGGTGTAGATTTGGTTTTGGGTGCGACCGAAAAATTCAAAATTACCGATTATCTCAACGATTTGAGTAAAAATGATATGGGAGAAGTGCATTCTTGCGAGATTGAAGAAGCTAATTTTTATGTGGGAAGTTACTCCATTGGCGACCGAACTCGTGCGTTTTTGAAAGTGCAAGACGGTTGCGATTACAAATGTACGTATTGCACAATTCCGTTAGCTCGTGGGATTTCTCGAAGTGATGAATTGCAAAATGTATTGAATAATGCAAAGGAAATTTTGCAGCAAGGCATCAAAGAAATTGTATTAACCGGTGTGAATATTGGTGATTACGGAAAAGGCGAATTTGGTAATAAAAAACACGAACATACTTTTTTAGAATTAGTTCAGGCTTTGGATGAAGTGGAAGGCATTGAGCGATTGCGAATTTCTTCCATCGAACCCAATTTATTGAAAAATGAGACAATTGATTTTGTTTCAAAAAGCCGAACGTTTGTGCCGCATTTTCACATTCCGTTGCAATCGGGAAGTAATGACATTTTAAAGAAAATGAAACGTCGTTATTTGCGTGAATTGTATGTGGATCGGGTGAATAAAATTCGCGAAGTGATGCCTAATGCGTGCATTGGTGTGGATGTAATTGTAGGTTTTCCGGGTGAAACCGACGAACATTTTTTAGAAACCTATCATTTTTTGAATGATTTGAATATTTCCTATTTGCACGTTTTTACGTATTCAGAAAGAGATAATACTGAAGCAGCAGAAATGGAAAATGTGATTCCGGCCAATGTTCGTTCCAAAAGAAGTAAAATGCTTCGTGGATTATCCGTTAAGAAAAGAAGAGCATTCTACGAAAGTCAACTCGGAACAACGCGAACCGTTTTATTTGAAGCTGAAAATAAAGAAGGTTACATTCACGGTTTTACCGAAAATTATGTGAAAGTAAAAACGCCTTGGAATCCTGAATTGGTGAATACATTACACGAAATCAAACTGACAAAAATTGATGAAGATGGTTCGGTGAGGATGGAGTTTGTGAAGGATTTGGTGGTTATGTAA
- a CDS encoding class I SAM-dependent methyltransferase has product MKCPLCSSPSNHFYSHNSREFYFCTNCFSVFLDNKNYISEEEEEKHYEHHNNDVNDLGYQEFVSPIVNAIKKDFTTKHKGLDFGSGTGPVITKMLTDEGFSIMEYDPFFANNPEVLTEKYDFIACCEVIEHFHHPYKEFKKLYDLLLPGGKLYCKTDFFSETKNFDTWYYKNDPTHVFFYHPKTMEWISKNIGFSNYSIDGRMTVFER; this is encoded by the coding sequence ATGAAATGTCCGCTTTGTTCTTCGCCATCCAATCATTTTTACAGTCATAATTCGAGAGAATTTTATTTCTGCACCAATTGTTTTTCTGTTTTCTTAGATAACAAAAATTACATTTCTGAAGAAGAAGAAGAAAAACATTATGAACACCATAATAATGATGTAAACGACTTAGGTTATCAAGAATTTGTATCACCTATTGTGAATGCCATAAAAAAAGATTTTACAACAAAACATAAAGGATTAGATTTTGGTAGCGGAACCGGACCGGTCATCACAAAAATGTTAACTGATGAAGGTTTTTCTATAATGGAATACGATCCATTTTTTGCAAACAATCCTGAAGTTCTAACCGAAAAATATGATTTCATTGCTTGTTGCGAAGTGATTGAGCACTTTCATCATCCGTACAAAGAATTCAAGAAATTGTATGATTTGCTTTTACCCGGTGGAAAGTTATACTGCAAAACCGATTTCTTTTCGGAAACTAAGAATTTTGATACATGGTATTATAAAAATGACCCTACTCACGTTTTCTTCTATCATCCTAAAACAATGGAATGGATTAGTAAAAATATTGGGTTTTCAAATTATTCTATTGATGGGAGAATGACTGTTTTTGAGAGGTAA
- a CDS encoding GNAT family N-acetyltransferase, producing MEIKDNQLLRQFETQTDSGLLVMEYAMQERKLFLTKLHHSEELDLDYINDFIKAVLAIAEERKFKVVPTHPKVAHFFRKNPIYKELLPPGIKL from the coding sequence ATGGAAATCAAAGACAATCAATTATTAAGACAATTTGAAACCCAAACCGACTCAGGTTTATTGGTAATGGAATATGCTATGCAAGAGCGAAAATTGTTTTTAACAAAACTTCATCATTCTGAAGAGTTAGATTTGGATTACATCAATGATTTCATAAAAGCAGTACTTGCAATTGCCGAAGAACGAAAGTTTAAAGTTGTACCAACCCACCCAAAAGTGGCTCATTTTTTCAGAAAAAATCCTATTTACAAAGAATTACTTCCTCCCGGAATAAAATTGTAA
- a CDS encoding alpha/beta hydrolase, with product MEKIPVYFMPGLAASTSIFERIELPKDHFEVFLLEWILPNPKESLTDYCIRLSKNIKHKNPVLIGVSFGGVIVQEMAKVIPVQKTIIISSVKSNKEFPRRLKIAKSTKVYKLLPTGLVQNVETLSKFAYGDTVKQRLKLYDRYLCFRDKCYLDWAIETIILWDRTEPDPTIVHIHGDADDVFPIKYIKDSIVVKGGTHIMILNKFKWLNENLPKIILNNS from the coding sequence ATGGAAAAAATTCCAGTTTATTTCATGCCCGGATTGGCAGCAAGTACGTCGATTTTTGAACGTATCGAATTGCCAAAAGATCATTTTGAAGTGTTTTTGCTTGAATGGATACTTCCCAATCCAAAAGAATCATTAACCGATTATTGTATCCGACTTTCAAAAAATATAAAACACAAAAATCCGGTTTTAATTGGTGTTTCGTTTGGTGGTGTGATTGTTCAGGAAATGGCAAAAGTGATTCCGGTTCAAAAAACAATTATCATTTCCAGTGTAAAATCAAATAAGGAATTTCCCAGACGATTAAAAATTGCTAAATCTACCAAAGTTTACAAATTATTGCCAACTGGCTTGGTTCAAAATGTAGAAACATTGTCAAAATTTGCCTACGGTGATACAGTTAAGCAACGATTAAAATTATATGATCGCTATCTTTGTTTTCGAGACAAATGTTATTTAGATTGGGCGATTGAAACAATTATCCTTTGGGATAGAACTGAACCGGATCCAACTATAGTTCATATTCACGGTGATGCAGATGATGTTTTTCCAATAAAATATATTAAGGATTCTATCGTTGTTAAAGGCGGCACACATATTATGATTTTAAATAAATTTAAATGGCTCAACGAAAATTTGCCAAAAATTATTTTAAATAATAGCTGA
- a CDS encoding lytic transglycosylase domain-containing protein, producing MKRIRNVAIAAVLIGLSGVFVYSTSKKVIVTEKREVVALPLEIDFAGEKAPLNIADVRERLDREMVINTNLHSTTTLILKRANRAFPIIEPILKKYGVPDDFKYLAVIESGLANVVSPAGARGVWQFMPETAKEHGMEVNDFVDERYHLEKSTEAACRYLLAAKNKFGNWTLAAAAYNGGSGGVNKQITNQQVTDYYDLLLTEETSRYVFRILALKEIMKNSAKYGFEIPNEQLYHPIEVKKIEIDSTITDLAIFAKEQGINYKILKIHNPWLRDKKLENKSKKVYTLEIPIEGY from the coding sequence ATGAAAAGGATAAGAAATGTTGCCATTGCGGCGGTTTTAATTGGTTTAAGTGGAGTATTTGTTTATTCTACTTCCAAAAAAGTTATTGTAACCGAAAAAAGAGAAGTAGTAGCACTTCCTTTGGAAATTGATTTTGCCGGCGAAAAAGCACCTTTAAATATTGCTGATGTTCGTGAGCGTTTGGATAGAGAAATGGTTATCAACACCAATTTACATTCAACCACAACATTAATTTTAAAAAGAGCCAATCGTGCTTTTCCAATTATCGAACCTATTTTAAAGAAATATGGTGTTCCGGATGATTTTAAATATTTAGCTGTTATAGAAAGTGGTTTAGCCAATGTTGTTTCGCCAGCGGGAGCTCGTGGTGTTTGGCAATTTATGCCTGAAACTGCCAAAGAACACGGAATGGAAGTGAACGATTTTGTAGACGAACGTTATCATCTTGAAAAATCAACCGAAGCGGCTTGTCGTTATCTTTTAGCAGCAAAAAATAAATTTGGAAATTGGACGTTGGCCGCTGCAGCTTACAATGGAGGATCTGGTGGTGTGAATAAGCAAATTACCAATCAACAAGTGACAGATTATTATGATTTGTTGCTAACGGAAGAAACTTCGCGTTACGTTTTCAGAATTTTGGCATTGAAAGAAATCATGAAAAATTCTGCTAAATACGGATTTGAAATTCCGAACGAACAATTATATCATCCGATAGAAGTGAAGAAAATTGAAATTGATTCTACAATTACCGATTTAGCCATTTTTGCGAAAGAACAAGGAATTAATTACAAGATTTTAAAAATTCATAATCCGTGGTTAAGAGATAAAAAGCTTGAAAATAAGTCTAAGAAAGTGTATACGTTAGAAATTCCGATTGAAGGTTATTAA
- a CDS encoding sulfite exporter TauE/SafE family protein, which produces MTISTLFLLLCIGLLAGILSGLVGVGGGIIMIPLLVMMGMSQHQSQGTSLAVLAVPVTAIAAFNYYKEGYVDWKYAAVIAVFFVIGGFIGSKFAVQIDQKILKKIFGIILLFVAGKLIFGK; this is translated from the coding sequence ATGACAATTTCAACATTGTTTTTGTTGCTTTGTATCGGATTATTAGCCGGAATTTTAAGTGGGTTAGTGGGTGTTGGAGGCGGAATTATTATGATTCCATTATTGGTAATGATGGGGATGTCTCAGCATCAATCGCAAGGAACAAGTTTAGCTGTATTGGCAGTTCCTGTAACAGCTATCGCCGCTTTTAACTATTATAAAGAAGGTTATGTGGATTGGAAATATGCCGCAGTTATTGCCGTTTTTTTTGTAATTGGCGGTTTCATTGGAAGCAAATTTGCTGTTCAAATTGACCAAAAAATTCTGAAGAAAATCTTTGGAATTATTCTTCTTTTTGTTGCCGGAAAACTTATTTTTGGAAAATAA
- a CDS encoding TlpA family protein disulfide reductase has product MKRIILILVFVATNLDLLGQTDQESPKLFTEAVRTNFLKYKFQSSEAYRLGDFERGQFLFDSLVQNQLIGSKFNDYSLKRVSNRKLKMSKVKKPIFLITYAAWCIPGKGEIPALNKLAKENKDIEFIVIVWGKKQEVKKFAKKFSSNIEICYAHKNYKNDNEIVESMRETLGFPTCYMIDEHLQVVNIKRGSASTPLKTPTKKAVEMNYSLFNDRLSELIKFKQDKKELLVTN; this is encoded by the coding sequence ATGAAAAGAATTATTCTCATATTAGTATTTGTTGCCACAAACTTAGACTTACTAGGTCAAACAGATCAGGAATCTCCTAAACTATTCACGGAGGCTGTTCGAACAAACTTTCTTAAATATAAATTCCAAAGTAGTGAAGCCTATCGTCTTGGCGATTTTGAACGAGGTCAATTTCTTTTTGATAGCTTAGTTCAAAATCAACTCATTGGTTCCAAGTTCAATGATTATTCTTTAAAAAGAGTTTCTAACCGAAAACTCAAAATGAGCAAAGTAAAAAAACCAATTTTTCTGATTACTTATGCCGCTTGGTGCATTCCCGGAAAAGGTGAAATTCCAGCGTTAAACAAATTAGCAAAAGAAAATAAAGACATCGAATTTATCGTAATTGTTTGGGGTAAAAAACAAGAGGTTAAAAAATTCGCAAAAAAATTCAGCAGTAATATCGAAATCTGTTATGCTCACAAAAATTATAAAAACGACAATGAAATCGTAGAAAGCATGCGAGAAACGCTCGGCTTTCCTACTTGCTATATGATTGATGAGCATTTGCAAGTTGTAAATATCAAACGAGGGTCCGCCTCTACTCCACTAAAAACACCAACAAAAAAAGCGGTAGAAATGAATTATTCGCTATTTAATGATCGGCTTTCGGAGTTAATAAAATTCAAACAAGACAAAAAAGAGTTGTTAGTAACCAATTAA
- a CDS encoding family 16 glycosylhydrolase, with protein sequence MTSQSSNAQVDVIYNDLVWSDEFETNGAINSTKWHHQTQLPSGGSWFNGEVQHYTNLISNSFVNNGFLNIVAKKENYTNQGVTKQYTSARLNSKFAFLYGRVDIRAKIPTNLGTWPALWMLGKNVNESGGFFNSQFGTTGWPACGEIDIMEHGITQSQPAGYIQSAIHTPSSHGNTVNHGGTIASNLGNNFHVYSVNWSPFQITFLLDGVAFYTYNPAVKNANTWPFDAEQYLLLNIAMGGVAGNIPSNFTQAAMEIDYVRVYQNLDIDTEAPTNFTATVGTVTSSTVELLLNAEDNSDNVVYSINYDGQNIITANPSGEEKSVIVPNLMPTTTYEFSVSASDVAGNQYISNPILLSATTTGFTGCSGTDTEAQQGNFSIGYNYDFETIGTDVKITFELLDTDKVGVVAFLWRQNPFTEYQMTNVSGNVYTYTITGQTIGSTISYAVKFAYAGGLSVTRYFSYIVGEDCSLTVDSSYELDLFTFVNPATDYMYLKPNTTIDKVEIHNSLGKSVLVSSKPNDTINIQNLSKGMYLVTVYQGNRKSVKKMIVK encoded by the coding sequence ATGACTTCACAATCTAGCAATGCTCAAGTTGATGTAATTTACAACGATCTTGTATGGTCTGATGAATTTGAAACAAATGGTGCAATCAATTCAACTAAATGGCATCATCAAACACAATTGCCAAGTGGCGGAAGTTGGTTTAATGGCGAAGTGCAACATTACACCAACCTCATTTCAAACTCATTTGTAAATAATGGCTTTTTGAACATTGTAGCAAAAAAAGAAAATTATACCAATCAAGGTGTTACCAAACAATATACTTCGGCTCGATTAAATTCAAAATTTGCATTTTTGTATGGTAGAGTTGATATACGAGCAAAAATACCAACCAATCTAGGAACTTGGCCTGCTTTATGGATGCTGGGTAAAAATGTAAACGAAAGTGGAGGTTTTTTTAATAGTCAATTCGGAACTACAGGTTGGCCGGCTTGTGGCGAAATAGACATAATGGAACACGGAATTACGCAATCGCAACCTGCCGGTTACATACAAAGTGCCATTCACACACCTTCTTCACATGGAAATACGGTTAACCATGGCGGAACAATTGCTTCCAATTTAGGAAATAATTTTCATGTTTATTCAGTCAATTGGTCGCCTTTTCAAATTACATTTCTTCTCGATGGTGTCGCATTTTACACGTATAATCCGGCTGTTAAAAATGCAAATACATGGCCTTTTGATGCTGAACAATATCTTTTACTAAATATAGCTATGGGAGGAGTTGCCGGGAATATTCCGTCAAATTTCACACAAGCAGCGATGGAGATTGATTACGTTAGAGTCTATCAAAATTTGGATATTGATACAGAAGCTCCAACTAATTTTACTGCAACTGTTGGAACTGTAACTAGTTCTACTGTTGAATTGTTATTAAATGCAGAGGATAATTCGGATAATGTGGTTTATTCTATTAATTATGATGGTCAAAATATAATTACGGCAAACCCTTCCGGAGAAGAAAAATCAGTTATCGTTCCTAATTTAATGCCAACTACAACTTACGAATTTTCTGTTTCAGCAAGCGATGTTGCCGGGAATCAATACATCAGCAATCCAATACTTTTGAGTGCAACCACCACTGGATTTACTGGCTGTTCCGGAACTGATACAGAAGCTCAACAAGGGAATTTCTCAATTGGATATAATTATGACTTTGAAACCATTGGAACTGATGTAAAAATCACTTTTGAATTATTAGATACGGACAAAGTAGGTGTGGTTGCTTTCCTTTGGAGACAAAATCCCTTTACAGAATATCAAATGACGAATGTTTCAGGAAATGTTTACACTTACACAATTACCGGACAAACAATTGGTTCTACAATAAGTTATGCAGTTAAATTTGCTTATGCCGGCGGATTATCTGTTACACGCTACTTTTCCTATATTGTGGGAGAAGATTGCTCTCTCACCGTTGATTCTTCATACGAACTCGATTTATTTACTTTTGTTAATCCCGCCACGGATTATATGTATTTAAAACCTAATACTACAATTGATAAAGTTGAAATACACAATTCACTTGGTAAATCAGTTTTGGTTTCTTCTAAACCAAATGATACTATCAATATCCAAAACTTATCAAAAGGAATGTATTTGGTAACCGTTTATCAAGGAAATAGAAAAAGTGTCAAAAAAATGATTGTAAAGTAA
- a CDS encoding glycoside hydrolase family 17 protein, translating into MSFREGHYFSFDENKNNKVEENVHQEIQIAHYTSEDLSKLWLKTLEDGMHGICFSMYENNQKPGDIIYGEQVNRRIQILKPYAKWIRSFSCIEGNEHIPRIAHENGMKTLVGAWLSDDLELNEKEIEGLITLAKEGCVDIAAVGNEVMYRNDLTEEQLIEYIIRVKEALPNIPVGYVDAYYEFSHRPRITEICDVILTNCYPYWEGCPIEYSFNHMKSMFESAKHAGNGKRVIITETGWPSQGGSLKGAVASHENAMKYFIDTQKWSKQNDIEIFYFSSFDESWKVGPEGEVGAYWGLWDKNEELKYQNNL; encoded by the coding sequence ATGTCATTTAGAGAAGGTCACTATTTTTCATTCGATGAAAATAAAAATAATAAAGTTGAGGAAAACGTTCATCAAGAAATTCAAATTGCTCACTATACTTCGGAAGATTTATCCAAACTATGGCTAAAAACTTTAGAAGATGGAATGCATGGCATCTGTTTCAGCATGTATGAAAACAATCAAAAACCGGGTGATATCATTTATGGTGAACAAGTGAACAGAAGAATTCAAATTTTAAAGCCTTATGCAAAATGGATTCGTTCTTTTTCATGTATTGAAGGAAATGAACACATCCCAAGAATTGCTCATGAAAATGGCATGAAAACCTTAGTTGGTGCGTGGTTGAGTGATGATTTAGAACTCAATGAAAAAGAAATCGAAGGTCTTATTACTTTAGCCAAAGAAGGTTGTGTAGATATTGCCGCCGTTGGAAATGAAGTTATGTATCGAAACGATTTAACTGAAGAGCAATTAATTGAGTACATCATCCGAGTAAAAGAAGCTCTTCCGAATATTCCGGTTGGTTATGTGGATGCGTATTATGAATTTTCTCATCGACCGAGAATTACAGAAATCTGCGATGTTATTTTAACCAATTGTTATCCCTATTGGGAAGGTTGTCCGATTGAATATTCTTTTAACCACATGAAAAGTATGTTCGAATCGGCTAAGCATGCCGGAAACGGAAAACGTGTCATCATCACCGAAACCGGTTGGCCAAGTCAAGGTGGTTCGCTCAAAGGTGCTGTAGCTTCACATGAAAATGCAATGAAATATTTTATCGATACCCAAAAGTGGTCCAAACAAAATGATATTGAAATTTTCTATTTCTCTTCTTTTGATGAATCATGGAAGGTTGGCCCCGAAGGTGAAGTAGGTGCCTATTGGGGTCTATGGGATAAAAATGAAGAATTGAAATATCAAAACAATTTATAA
- a CDS encoding MFS transporter gives MSNTISNGKVPMGQKIAFGLGMLANQMFPAALGIFMVVLVQDLGFPTWMWGVLFFLPRIFDSITDPIMGFISDNTKSKWGRRRHYVFIGAIVMAISFILMWQLERADGITYNFYYFLLWSLMFYLGLTIFSVPYVAMGYEMSNDFHERTSIMAVSQWIGQWAWVIAPWFWVVMYDPSWFSSADVAAQTLAIWVGVGCGLLAIVPAVFIKSESTINDDNLKPLTMKNIGSSFKEIIKGFQEAFKLEPFKKLCIATFFIFNAFNTVASFSFFIIVYYLFNGDAGAAWIWPTLFGSVGALATTFLVIPIVARMSKAMGKKNAFLTSQGISIFGYILLWFLFIPGKPYLFLIALPFFSFGIGGLFTLMMSMTADVCDLDELNFGQRREGIFGAIYWWMVKFGFAIAGGLSGLIMYLVDFTPNALTQPDGAVDGLRLFFSAFPILGTLIAMYIMRNYDITEKRALEISAELAKRKALKNTESSSYLPGKLKSLVKNNTLNSVNSIEFNEKNESVLKILYSETLNKGLHGLCFSPYVEGQQAGDILSAEQIKRRLDIIAPHTKWIRSFSCTEGNELIPEIAHQKGLKTVVGAWISNDRNRNEKEIETLINLAKAGLVDIAAVGNEVLHRNEISEQELITYLKRVKEAVPTIPVAYVDAYYQFLDKPDLVSNCDVLLVNFYPFWEGVNNDYALSYLQNMLELTQTISMGKKIIISETGWPSKGDGVEKAIPSEINAMKYFVASQEWAKSNDLELFYFSSFDESWKVKQEGTVGTAWGIWDKNEKLKFELKTDTYVI, from the coding sequence ATGTCAAATACGATTTCTAACGGAAAAGTGCCAATGGGACAAAAGATCGCATTTGGATTGGGAATGTTAGCCAATCAAATGTTTCCTGCTGCATTAGGTATATTTATGGTTGTTTTAGTGCAAGATTTAGGATTTCCGACATGGATGTGGGGAGTTTTATTTTTTTTACCTAGAATATTCGATTCTATCACCGATCCAATCATGGGTTTTATTTCGGATAATACCAAGTCTAAATGGGGTCGAAGACGTCATTATGTATTTATTGGTGCAATCGTAATGGCTATTTCTTTTATTTTGATGTGGCAATTGGAAAGAGCGGATGGAATAACCTATAACTTTTATTATTTCTTACTTTGGTCATTGATGTTCTATTTAGGACTCACTATTTTTAGTGTTCCTTACGTAGCGATGGGATATGAAATGAGTAATGACTTTCATGAACGCACAAGTATAATGGCTGTCTCTCAGTGGATTGGTCAATGGGCTTGGGTTATTGCACCATGGTTTTGGGTGGTAATGTATGATCCATCATGGTTTTCTTCAGCAGATGTAGCTGCACAAACATTGGCAATATGGGTTGGGGTTGGTTGTGGTCTTTTGGCAATTGTTCCTGCCGTTTTTATAAAAAGTGAATCCACTATAAATGATGATAATTTAAAGCCTTTGACAATGAAAAACATTGGCTCAAGTTTCAAAGAAATTATCAAAGGTTTTCAAGAAGCATTTAAATTAGAACCATTCAAAAAATTATGTATTGCAACATTCTTTATTTTTAATGCTTTCAATACAGTTGCATCATTTTCATTTTTCATCATTGTTTATTATTTGTTTAATGGCGACGCTGGTGCAGCATGGATTTGGCCAACTCTTTTTGGTAGTGTTGGTGCATTAGCTACAACATTTTTAGTTATTCCAATTGTAGCAAGAATGTCAAAAGCAATGGGAAAAAAGAATGCATTTTTAACCTCTCAAGGTATTTCAATATTTGGTTATATCTTACTTTGGTTTCTTTTTATTCCCGGAAAACCTTACTTATTTTTGATTGCTTTACCTTTCTTTTCTTTTGGAATTGGAGGATTATTTACCTTAATGATGTCGATGACAGCGGATGTTTGTGACTTAGATGAATTAAATTTTGGACAAAGAAGAGAAGGAATATTTGGTGCAATTTACTGGTGGATGGTAAAATTCGGATTTGCCATTGCAGGTGGTCTGAGTGGATTAATCATGTATTTAGTTGATTTTACTCCAAATGCATTAACGCAGCCGGATGGTGCCGTGGATGGATTGCGTTTATTTTTCTCTGCTTTCCCAATACTAGGAACCTTGATTGCCATGTATATCATGAGAAATTATGATATTACGGAAAAAAGAGCGTTAGAAATAAGTGCAGAGTTAGCCAAAAGAAAAGCTTTAAAAAACACAGAATCTTCTTCTTATTTACCGGGTAAATTAAAATCATTAGTAAAAAACAACACTTTAAATAGTGTTAATAGTATTGAATTTAATGAAAAAAACGAATCAGTTTTAAAGATTCTTTATTCTGAAACTTTAAATAAAGGATTACACGGACTTTGTTTTAGCCCTTATGTTGAAGGTCAACAAGCCGGAGATATTCTATCGGCAGAACAAATAAAAAGACGATTGGATATTATCGCTCCACATACAAAGTGGATTCGTTCCTTTTCGTGTACAGAAGGCAATGAATTAATCCCTGAAATTGCTCATCAGAAAGGATTAAAAACAGTAGTTGGTGCATGGATTAGTAACGATAGAAATCGAAACGAAAAAGAAATTGAAACCCTAATTAACTTAGCAAAAGCCGGTTTGGTTGATATTGCTGCTGTTGGAAACGAGGTGTTACACCGAAACGAAATTTCTGAACAAGAACTTATTACTTATCTAAAAAGAGTAAAAGAAGCAGTACCAACTATTCCTGTAGCCTATGTCGATGCCTATTATCAATTTTTAGACAAACCGGATTTAGTTTCAAATTGCGATGTGCTTTTGGTAAACTTTTATCCATTTTGGGAAGGAGTAAATAATGATTATGCTCTCTCCTATTTGCAAAATATGTTGGAATTAACCCAAACAATTTCAATGGGTAAAAAAATTATAATTTCAGAAACAGGCTGGCCAAGCAAAGGAGATGGTGTTGAAAAAGCAATTCCATCCGAAATCAATGCAATGAAGTATTTTGTAGCTTCACAAGAATGGGCAAAGAGTAATGATCTCGAATTATTCTATTTTTCTTCGTTTGATGAATCATGGAAAGTGAAACAAGAGGGAACTGTTGGAACTGCTTGGGGAATTTGGGATAAAAACGAAAAGCTAAAATTTGAATTAAAAACAGATACGTATGTCATTTAG